Part of the Fusobacterium sp. JB019 genome is shown below.
TCGGATTTGAAGGTGGAAGAAGAAGAAATAATGCAGAAAGAGGAATAGAAGAGTTAAGACAATATGTAGATTCTTTAGTGGTTATTCCTAATGATAAATTATTTGAACTACCTGATAAAACAATAACATTACAGAATGCCTTTAAAGAAGCAAATAATATTCTAAAAATAGGAATAAAAGGAGTAGCAGATCTTATTATTGGAAATGGACTAATAAATCTCGATTTTGCAGATATAAAAACTACAATGGAAAATTCAGGAGTAGCAGTTTTAGGATTTGGAGATGGAGAAGGTGAAAATAGGGCTATGAAGGCAACAGAGAAAGCTTTAATGTCTCCATTATTGGAAAAATCTATATCTGGAGCAAGTAAAATCCTTTTAAATATTTCAGGATCAGGAGATTTAACTCTTATGGAATCTCAATCAATAGCAAATATAGTTAGAGAAGCTGCGGGAAAAGATGCTGATGATGTAATGTTTGGTGTTAATATAGATAATGAATTAAAAGAAAGAATAGAAGTAACAATAATAGCAAACAATTTTATGGATGAAGTTGAAAAAAATGAACCTTTTATAAATGTATCTAAGAATACAAAGGATAACAATGGAGAAACTATTCAAGGGGAAGAGA
Proteins encoded:
- the ftsZ gene encoding cell division protein FtsZ, whose translation is MADNIVRIKVLGAGGAGGNAINDMITAGVAGVEFIAANTDAQDLDKSLADVRIQLGEKLTRGLGAGSNPEVGKEAAEEDTEKLKQLLDETDMLFITAGMGGGTGTGSSPVIAKVAKELGILTVGVVTKPFGFEGGRRRNNAERGIEELRQYVDSLVVIPNDKLFELPDKTITLQNAFKEANNILKIGIKGVADLIIGNGLINLDFADIKTTMENSGVAVLGFGDGEGENRAMKATEKALMSPLLEKSISGASKILLNISGSGDLTLMESQSIANIVREAAGKDADDVMFGVNIDNELKERIEVTIIANNFMDEVEKNEPFINVSKNTKDNNGETIQGEENQQKQDIDLPPWIRSNK